One Novipirellula caenicola genomic window carries:
- a CDS encoding glucose-1-phosphate adenylyltransferase, producing the protein MDLKNTIALILGGGRGTRLFPLTKIRAKPAVPLAAKYRLIDIPISNCINSGLNRVYVLTQFLSESLHRHLRQTYHFDHFSGGFVELLAAQQTVDESTDWYQGTADAVRKNLVHLQEDWIEHVLILSGDQLYRMDFRDMLRTHIESGADATIAGIPVSRGDASSLGIMQVNDSGRVTGFVEKPQTEEELATVRMDPAWIDARGVESHGRDCLASMGLYIFNKSVMVDLLNESSHEDFGKGIFPQSLQSHKVQVHLFDGYWEDIGTIRAFYEANLSLAGKAPPFELRDPNAPIYSRPRFLPPTIMGDAHIESSLIADGCRIGDNVTIKNSVIGLRTVIGDNVTIKDSVVMGADDIECEKTELPAGVLPMGIGSGSVIEGTILDKNCRIGENVRITNQAGVENQGEDEALQIRDGISIVIKEGQIESGHQS; encoded by the coding sequence ATGGACCTAAAAAATACGATTGCTTTGATTCTGGGTGGCGGTCGCGGAACTCGCTTGTTTCCGTTGACGAAAATCCGTGCTAAACCCGCCGTCCCGTTGGCTGCCAAGTATCGCTTGATCGACATTCCGATCAGCAACTGTATCAACAGCGGACTGAATCGCGTTTACGTGCTGACGCAATTTCTGTCGGAAAGCTTGCATCGTCACCTGCGGCAAACGTATCACTTTGACCACTTCAGTGGCGGTTTTGTCGAATTGCTAGCCGCGCAGCAAACGGTCGACGAGTCGACCGATTGGTACCAAGGCACTGCCGACGCGGTGCGAAAAAATCTAGTCCATCTGCAAGAGGACTGGATCGAACATGTGCTGATCCTGTCGGGGGACCAACTGTACCGAATGGATTTTCGCGACATGCTGCGGACCCATATCGAATCGGGCGCGGATGCCACCATCGCTGGGATTCCAGTTTCGCGAGGCGACGCTTCGTCGCTGGGAATCATGCAGGTGAATGACTCTGGCCGAGTGACCGGGTTTGTCGAAAAGCCTCAGACCGAAGAAGAATTGGCGACGGTACGCATGGATCCCGCTTGGATCGATGCACGAGGCGTCGAGAGCCACGGACGTGATTGTTTGGCCAGCATGGGGCTTTACATTTTCAACAAATCCGTGATGGTCGATCTGTTGAACGAATCGTCGCACGAAGATTTTGGCAAGGGAATTTTCCCGCAGTCGCTGCAATCGCACAAGGTTCAAGTGCATCTGTTCGATGGCTACTGGGAAGACATCGGAACGATTCGTGCCTTCTACGAGGCCAATTTGTCGCTCGCTGGCAAAGCACCTCCGTTTGAACTTCGTGACCCCAACGCGCCGATCTACAGCCGGCCTCGTTTTCTGCCTCCGACGATCATGGGCGACGCGCATATTGAGTCGAGTTTGATCGCCGACGGTTGCCGCATTGGTGATAACGTCACGATCAAAAACAGTGTGATCGGGCTGCGGACCGTGATCGGCGACAATGTCACGATCAAGGACTCGGTGGTCATGGGAGCCGACGATATCGAATGCGAAAAAACCGAGCTTCCTGCGGGCGTGTTGCCGATGGGAATCGGCAGCGGTAGCGTGATCGAGGGAACAATCTTGGACAAGAATTGTCGCATCGGCGAAAACGTCAGGATCACCAACCAAGCCGGGGTAGAGAATCAAGGCGAAGACGAAGCGTTGCAAATCCGTGACGGCATCTCAATTGTGATCAAGGAAGGCCAGATCGAATCGGGACACCAAAGCTGA
- a CDS encoding ferredoxin--NADP reductase yields the protein MSETIDSGPLTAEQIRSLQEKHYNATIIERIDSHTDLSRFRIRPDTPFEPFEPGQYVTLGLGNWEPRLAGTQREVLPFSKQSKVVQRAYSISCPMLDPLGNLKSVNSVDYLEFYVTLVRKADSTEKGPPALTPRLFRQQVGDRLMVGKKIVGHYTLGPEIRPDETILMLGTGTGEAPHNAMTTELLVNNHRGRIVNVTCVRHRKDLAYAKEHARLMDSFGNYCYLPVTTRDPENLDPHHPRYVGKQYIQELFVSGRLAEMAGDPLDPKRTHVFLCGNPAMIGYVPPGAEPPVDPGMIPLLKHAGFQDAHDYHGPGSIRFEKYW from the coding sequence TTGAGTGAGACGATAGATTCGGGGCCCCTGACCGCCGAGCAGATCCGCAGTTTGCAGGAAAAGCATTACAACGCGACCATCATCGAGCGGATCGACTCTCACACGGACTTGAGCCGCTTTCGCATCCGTCCCGACACCCCGTTTGAGCCTTTCGAACCGGGGCAGTACGTGACGTTGGGGCTGGGCAACTGGGAACCTCGGCTGGCTGGGACTCAGCGAGAAGTGCTGCCTTTTAGCAAGCAATCCAAGGTCGTTCAGCGAGCCTATTCGATCTCGTGCCCGATGCTGGATCCGTTGGGCAATCTCAAGTCGGTCAACTCTGTCGATTATCTCGAGTTTTACGTCACGCTGGTTCGCAAAGCCGATTCAACCGAGAAGGGGCCACCGGCGTTGACGCCGCGATTGTTCCGGCAACAGGTGGGCGACCGATTGATGGTCGGCAAGAAGATCGTCGGGCACTACACGCTTGGCCCCGAGATTCGTCCGGACGAGACGATCTTGATGCTCGGCACCGGAACGGGCGAAGCACCGCACAATGCGATGACCACCGAGTTGTTGGTGAACAACCATCGCGGACGAATTGTCAACGTGACCTGCGTCCGCCACCGCAAAGATTTGGCGTATGCCAAAGAACACGCTCGGCTGATGGATTCATTTGGCAACTATTGTTACTTGCCGGTGACCACTCGCGATCCAGAGAATCTCGATCCGCATCATCCTCGTTACGTCGGCAAACAATACATCCAAGAGTTGTTCGTGTCGGGACGATTGGCGGAAATGGCCGGCGATCCACTCGATCCAAAGCGGACGCATGTTTTTCTGTGTGGCAATCCTGCGATGATCGGTTACGTGCCGCCTGGAGCGGAGCCGCCGGTCGATCCCGGGATGATTCCATTGTTAAAACATGCTGGTTTTCAAGACGCTCACGATTATCACGGACCTGGATCGATTCGTTTCGAGAAGTATTGGTAA
- the hemG gene encoding protoporphyrinogen oxidase: protein MSEKTEPTVAIVGGGLSGLATAVHLHLKNPNRRLAVFESSPRVGGVIHTERIDDFVLDHGADMFALNPPAAINLCRQLGAEDRLILPNQTGRGAMIVHHGKLKPLPDGFVLMRATKMLPMLTTGLLSLRGKLRMAAEAFVPKRYTLDDESVANFVRRRLGNEVLQRIVGPLVAGIYTADVESLSMNATMKPFVEMERQYGSLTRATLARRRSGQDSVERSSAGARYEQFRAFPGGMIELPKLLSESLPVGTVRLQCGVQSIQRLEDQWLVQDTQGGSGQYDDVVLATPPRISATFLRDIAPAAAAELSSIESSSTAIVVMAVRREDIAEKRRMFGFVVPPIERRRILAASFASEKYAGRAPQDHVIVRVFIGGTLQRELLEHDDETLVDIASDELAELIGLRGTPVLTRVVRWNDAMPQYTLGHVERVQRIRESIASAPGIHLISNALDGVGIAPVIAAAEKLANQIG from the coding sequence GTGTCGGAAAAAACGGAACCCACCGTTGCAATTGTCGGTGGCGGTTTGTCGGGACTCGCCACCGCCGTCCATCTGCATCTGAAAAACCCCAATCGTCGACTTGCGGTCTTCGAATCGTCCCCCCGCGTGGGCGGCGTGATCCATACCGAGCGAATCGACGATTTTGTGCTCGATCATGGCGCCGACATGTTCGCATTGAACCCTCCCGCGGCCATCAATTTGTGCCGTCAGCTGGGTGCCGAGGACCGTCTGATCTTGCCCAATCAAACCGGCCGTGGGGCGATGATCGTTCATCACGGAAAGCTAAAACCGCTGCCGGATGGTTTCGTTTTGATGCGGGCCACCAAAATGCTGCCGATGCTGACAACGGGGCTGCTGTCGCTGCGTGGCAAATTACGAATGGCGGCTGAGGCGTTCGTGCCCAAACGCTACACGCTCGATGACGAAAGCGTGGCCAATTTTGTCCGCCGACGGCTCGGAAACGAAGTGCTGCAGCGGATCGTTGGCCCTTTGGTCGCTGGCATCTATACCGCTGACGTTGAATCGCTCAGCATGAACGCGACAATGAAGCCGTTCGTCGAGATGGAGCGTCAATACGGTTCGTTGACACGAGCAACGCTTGCACGTCGCCGATCGGGACAAGACTCGGTTGAACGCAGCAGTGCCGGAGCTCGCTACGAACAATTTCGGGCCTTCCCCGGCGGAATGATCGAGCTGCCCAAACTGCTCAGCGAGTCCTTGCCCGTCGGAACGGTTCGTCTGCAATGTGGCGTTCAGTCGATCCAGCGACTCGAGGATCAGTGGTTGGTCCAGGATACCCAAGGCGGCTCGGGGCAGTACGACGATGTGGTCTTGGCGACCCCGCCGCGGATCAGTGCAACATTTTTGCGGGACATCGCTCCCGCTGCGGCTGCCGAGCTTTCCTCGATCGAATCCTCTTCGACAGCGATCGTCGTGATGGCAGTTCGCCGAGAGGACATTGCCGAAAAACGTCGCATGTTCGGCTTTGTCGTTCCGCCGATCGAACGCCGACGCATTTTGGCAGCCAGCTTTGCCAGCGAGAAATATGCCGGACGCGCACCACAAGATCACGTCATCGTGCGTGTCTTTATCGGAGGGACACTGCAACGAGAACTGCTAGAACACGATGACGAAACCCTTGTGGACATTGCCAGTGATGAATTGGCAGAACTGATTGGGCTTCGCGGTACCCCTGTCCTCACTCGCGTCGTTCGCTGGAACGACGCAATGCCTCAGTACACGCTCGGTCACGTCGAACGGGTGCAGCGAATTCGCGAATCGATCGCCTCCGCCCCGGGAATTCACTTGATCAGCAACGCGCTGGACGGGGTCGGTATCGCTCCGGTGATTGCGGCTGCAGAAAAACTCGCCAACCAAATCGGCTGA
- a CDS encoding SlyX family protein: MANETNLAQRVIELEIKITHMQHAYDQLNEVVTEQAMRQDRLQAVLKAMKEKMEDLKAAKEPAQDPLDEKPPHY, encoded by the coding sequence ATGGCGAACGAAACGAATTTGGCACAACGCGTCATCGAACTTGAAATCAAGATCACGCATATGCAACACGCTTACGACCAATTGAATGAAGTGGTTACCGAACAAGCGATGCGGCAAGATCGTCTGCAAGCGGTGCTCAAAGCGATGAAGGAGAAAATGGAGGATTTGAAGGCGGCCAAGGAACCGGCTCAGGATCCGCTGGACGAAAAGCCACCTCACTACTAA
- the ypfJ gene encoding KPN_02809 family neutral zinc metallopeptidase, translating to MRWRGRRQSDNVEDRRGMSGPAVARGGAGILILALIVALLGGDPRQILQQPQQVPGARIGQAEANRELTPAEIEAGDFAKTILADSEDVWTHLFRTQLGREYVPPTLVLFSGQVRSACGGATAESGPFYCPADRKVYLDTSFFAQLSDQLGAPGDFAQAYVIAHEVGHHVQNLLGYTDQVQQIRRTRSETEANQASVQLELQADFLAGCMLHHLQKQKQVIEEGDIEEGLRAAAAIGDDRLQKRSRGYVDVESFTHGSSAQRLRWFRLGLQTGDLRQGDTFNTKDL from the coding sequence ATGCGATGGCGTGGACGTCGGCAGAGTGACAATGTTGAAGACCGTCGGGGGATGAGCGGACCGGCGGTTGCCCGCGGCGGTGCGGGGATATTGATCTTGGCGTTGATTGTGGCGTTGTTGGGCGGAGACCCTCGCCAGATATTGCAGCAACCTCAGCAAGTGCCCGGTGCCAGAATTGGGCAAGCCGAAGCGAATCGTGAGTTAACGCCCGCGGAGATCGAAGCCGGGGATTTTGCAAAAACCATTCTCGCCGATAGCGAGGATGTGTGGACGCACCTGTTTCGCACGCAGTTGGGCCGCGAATATGTCCCACCGACTCTCGTCTTGTTCAGTGGCCAAGTGCGATCGGCGTGTGGCGGTGCGACAGCGGAATCGGGGCCATTTTATTGTCCGGCCGACCGCAAGGTTTATCTCGACACCTCCTTTTTCGCTCAGTTGTCGGACCAATTAGGGGCTCCGGGCGATTTTGCGCAAGCCTATGTGATTGCTCATGAGGTCGGTCACCATGTACAAAACCTGCTTGGTTACACCGATCAAGTCCAGCAGATCCGGCGGACTCGCAGCGAAACCGAAGCGAATCAAGCCTCGGTGCAACTCGAATTGCAGGCCGACTTTCTCGCAGGCTGTATGCTGCATCACTTGCAAAAGCAGAAGCAGGTGATTGAAGAAGGGGATATCGAAGAGGGGTTGCGTGCTGCGGCGGCAATCGGTGACGACCGACTTCAGAAGCGAAGCCGAGGTTACGTCGACGTTGAATCGTTCACGCATGGATCCAGCGCGCAGCGGTTGCGGTGGTTTCGGCTAGGGCTACAAACCGGCGATCTTCGGCAAGGCGATACGTTTAACACGAAAGATTTGTAG
- a CDS encoding YdcF family protein has product MNHSRPNDAAVIDPAVNDPPAQPTNVSTGRTSSPDHVWTVRNVMTGIAWGAAIDLALVIWTWIQVDKGMADRCATALVMPLGILWTFTLVASLLCFRRGARRFGIVFALLFALISITGNGDVADASMSSLEPPRADLDAQSEPFRCVVVLGGGVTIAYDEVPELGIAGQRIMYTAQLWHGGHTQAVICTGGSSLGRIQPAEAGRMMLESIGIPSDKIYESPGDNTSQEMKNLQAFFASPPPGFPRHGKIGLVTSASHMKRAMRLAAERDLKFVPLPCGYETGADYDFSPSELIPSPEAMDSFGRALKERLARLVNR; this is encoded by the coding sequence ATGAATCACTCTCGCCCCAACGATGCTGCTGTGATCGATCCTGCCGTCAACGATCCACCCGCCCAGCCCACTAACGTGTCCACCGGCCGCACCTCGTCCCCCGACCACGTGTGGACGGTTCGTAATGTCATGACGGGGATCGCTTGGGGCGCCGCGATCGACCTTGCCCTCGTGATTTGGACGTGGATACAGGTCGACAAAGGGATGGCGGATCGCTGTGCCACCGCATTGGTGATGCCGCTTGGCATCCTTTGGACGTTCACGTTGGTCGCCAGCCTGCTCTGTTTTCGGCGAGGGGCCCGGCGTTTTGGAATCGTTTTCGCCCTGCTGTTCGCATTGATTTCAATCACTGGCAACGGAGACGTTGCCGACGCCAGCATGAGCAGTCTCGAACCACCTCGCGCCGATCTCGACGCCCAATCGGAACCGTTTCGCTGTGTCGTTGTGCTTGGCGGTGGCGTCACCATCGCGTACGACGAAGTCCCCGAACTAGGAATCGCCGGCCAACGCATTATGTATACGGCCCAGCTCTGGCACGGCGGTCATACGCAAGCCGTGATTTGCACCGGCGGTTCGTCGCTGGGAAGAATTCAGCCGGCCGAAGCAGGTCGAATGATGCTTGAATCCATCGGAATCCCAAGCGACAAGATCTACGAATCCCCCGGTGATAATACATCCCAAGAGATGAAGAATTTGCAGGCCTTCTTTGCTTCACCTCCCCCAGGCTTTCCTCGCCACGGAAAGATCGGCCTGGTGACCAGCGCGTCTCATATGAAACGTGCAATGCGATTGGCAGCTGAACGTGATCTGAAATTCGTCCCACTGCCTTGTGGCTATGAAACCGGCGCCGACTACGACTTCTCGCCAAGCGAATTGATCCCTAGCCCTGAAGCCATGGACAGCTTCGGCCGTGCTCTCAAAGAACGGCTCGCCCGATTGGTGAACCGCTAA
- a CDS encoding rhodanese-like domain-containing protein, whose product MSDVKTVSVDELAMLDSRDEIDLIDVRTPLEFREVRALMAENVPLDSLDPATLMSRRDPAKTLYVICKSGARGAKACQKLIDAGYTNVANVDGGTMAWDAAGYPVVRGKKGVSLERQVRIVAGTIVLISGILAITVSPYFAIIAAIMGAGLAGAGILDSCLMGMMLAKMPWNQVKNDQSCCGS is encoded by the coding sequence ATGTCGGACGTTAAAACCGTTAGCGTTGATGAGCTTGCGATGTTGGATTCGCGAGACGAGATCGATCTAATCGATGTTCGTACACCGCTGGAGTTTCGTGAAGTGCGAGCGTTGATGGCGGAAAACGTGCCACTTGATTCGCTCGATCCTGCAACGTTGATGAGCCGACGTGATCCTGCGAAAACGCTTTATGTCATTTGCAAATCCGGAGCTCGTGGTGCAAAGGCCTGTCAAAAACTGATTGACGCTGGCTACACCAACGTGGCCAATGTGGACGGAGGCACAATGGCTTGGGATGCCGCGGGTTATCCAGTCGTTCGCGGTAAAAAGGGCGTCTCGCTCGAGCGGCAAGTCCGCATTGTCGCCGGCACAATTGTCTTGATCAGCGGCATCTTGGCGATCACCGTGTCGCCATACTTTGCCATCATCGCGGCGATCATGGGTGCCGGCTTGGCGGGGGCAGGCATCTTGGACAGCTGTTTGATGGGCATGATGCTTGCCAAGATGCCCTGGAATCAAGTGAAGAACGATCAATCGTGTTGCGGTTCGTGA
- a CDS encoding efflux RND transporter periplasmic adaptor subunit: MKTAWIPKLISNSTRVLAMVAGLVLMLLTIAWLSGMFETKIAPDWSVRGTQQYAGEPTDVVHEIRKQAIEEAVGTLKASSRTVVSSKLLATIENIRVTAGDQVVEGQELIRLESQEFQARLDQAKQSLEAAIARRAQAEKQFERVESLKKQNAASPSDQDLALRDLQVAEAEESRARQAVSESAVQLSYTKIIASKSGRIVDRLAEPGDVVKPGEPLLVLYDETSLRLEAPVQESLAVKMRIGDEMKVYVDAVDQEFPVSIDEIVPQADAPSRSFLVKATLPRSDQLYEGMFGRLRIPTGQRRHLCLADDAIVRMGQLDFVDVVLADGVVERRLIKSGQMGMPGRHEVLSGLKAGERVILHAEPAVPTPDETNIE; the protein is encoded by the coding sequence ATGAAGACTGCATGGATCCCCAAACTCATTTCCAATTCCACGCGTGTGCTCGCGATGGTTGCCGGATTGGTGTTGATGTTGCTAACAATCGCTTGGTTGTCGGGCATGTTCGAGACCAAGATCGCTCCGGACTGGAGCGTTCGCGGAACCCAGCAGTATGCTGGCGAGCCCACCGATGTTGTTCACGAAATTCGCAAGCAAGCGATCGAAGAAGCAGTTGGAACGTTAAAAGCATCCAGCCGCACGGTGGTCTCGTCCAAATTGCTGGCAACCATCGAGAACATCCGAGTGACGGCGGGCGATCAAGTGGTCGAAGGCCAAGAATTGATTCGATTGGAAAGCCAAGAGTTTCAGGCTCGACTCGACCAAGCCAAACAAAGTCTTGAAGCGGCAATCGCACGCCGCGCTCAAGCCGAAAAACAATTCGAGCGGGTCGAGTCGCTCAAAAAACAAAATGCCGCTTCGCCATCGGACCAAGACTTGGCGTTGCGAGATCTGCAGGTGGCCGAGGCCGAAGAGAGTCGAGCCAGGCAAGCGGTCTCGGAATCGGCCGTCCAGCTTTCGTACACCAAGATCATCGCTTCGAAAAGCGGACGGATTGTCGACCGACTGGCCGAACCCGGCGACGTCGTTAAACCAGGCGAACCGTTGCTAGTGCTCTATGACGAAACCTCGCTCCGGCTCGAAGCCCCTGTACAGGAAAGCTTGGCCGTCAAGATGCGGATCGGTGACGAAATGAAAGTCTATGTCGACGCGGTGGACCAAGAATTCCCGGTCTCGATTGACGAAATTGTGCCGCAAGCCGATGCCCCCAGCCGATCGTTTCTGGTGAAAGCAACGCTGCCAAGGTCCGACCAACTTTATGAAGGCATGTTTGGGCGATTACGAATTCCCACGGGCCAGCGACGACATTTGTGTCTTGCCGATGATGCCATCGTCCGGATGGGGCAACTCGACTTTGTCGACGTTGTGCTTGCCGATGGTGTCGTCGAACGTCGCTTGATCAAAAGCGGTCAAATGGGAATGCCTGGACGTCACGAGGTGCTAAGCGGATTGAAAGCCGGTGAACGCGTGATTCTGCACGCAGAACCTGCTGTTCCTACCCCGGACGAAACGAACATCGAGTGA
- a CDS encoding efflux RND transporter permease subunit — translation MNDDAKTPFLTRIVEVFLRGDVAIMLIVISLLLGAASLWLTPREEEPQIVVPMADVFVSAPGLSAEEVERQVTDRIEKLLYQIDGVEYVYSMSKTGQAIVTVRFFVGEDREDSLVKLYNKINSSTDLIPPTVQSWVIKPIEVDDVPIVIATLWSERSDRYGDHELRRIAEEIQHELQAIPNTNRVEVVGGRPRRIYVRIDAQRLAAHRTSPLQVANALQVGNVTIRNGSFEQQDKLFAVETGTFFESLDELENLVVNVASDRPVYLKNVATVVDGPAEAESYSWIGFGPADPERGDVADVFPAVNISVAKRKGTNAVRVAEAVHEKMESLSRSHLPRGVHARITRDYGETANEKVNELIEGLLVAVLTVVGLIGLVMGWRPAIVIALAIPVCYSLTLFVNLMVGYSINRVTMFALILALGLLVDDPITDVENIARYFAMKILPPRQSVLRAVQEVRPALILSTLAIIASFLPLAFITGMMGPYMGPMALNVPLTVTISTLVAFVITPWLALVSLKHFETGDVRSDGFDLAQRPLYRISRAVLTPILSKTIYAAGVLVAIAALFVAALLLPVFRFVPVKMLPYDNKNEFQIVIDMPEGTTLERTDVVARRIGRYLGGLAEVRDYEVFVGVASPMDFNGMVRHYFLRQGANVADIRVNLIGKDFRVQQSHEILLRIRDEVTKLGTSLGANLKLVEVPPGPPVLASITAEVYGPPEGSYDDQIAVARTVKARLAAEPGVVDLDVSAEDDSLRYVFETDKAKAALSGISTKAIADTVAAVLSGYKATVMHEPSEVEPLWIELKLPRKNRSAIDDLAEIYVQGNAGQSVQLGSLGHFKMVDEEKTIYHKNLKRVVFVYAEVAGRPPADAVLDVQWDSTVSDESVENIVRRNQAQLAAAAPKPLAERSWISLGGNVPWSIPAGYTVNWAGEGEWKITLDVFRDLGLAFGAALLGIFIILMFQTGSRMLPVLIMTAIPLTMIGIMPGFWILNWITDVGVGGHPNPVFFTATAMIGMIALAGIVVRNSVVLIDFIHLAQAEGHDLRESIIRSVAVRTRPILLTAGTTLLANGVITLDPVFSGLAWAIIFGILTSTLFTLVVIPASYWLLYRNQPSTNR, via the coding sequence ATGAACGATGACGCGAAAACTCCTTTCTTAACTCGCATTGTCGAAGTCTTTCTTCGCGGCGATGTCGCGATCATGTTGATCGTCATCTCGCTACTGCTTGGTGCGGCATCGCTTTGGCTAACGCCCCGCGAAGAAGAACCTCAAATCGTCGTTCCGATGGCGGACGTCTTTGTTTCCGCACCGGGATTGTCGGCCGAAGAAGTAGAACGGCAAGTCACCGACCGGATCGAAAAACTGCTCTATCAAATTGATGGAGTCGAGTATGTCTATTCGATGAGCAAGACGGGACAAGCGATCGTGACGGTGCGTTTCTTTGTGGGTGAGGATCGCGAAGATTCACTCGTTAAACTTTATAACAAGATCAATTCGTCAACCGATCTGATCCCGCCAACGGTCCAGTCATGGGTGATCAAGCCAATCGAAGTCGACGATGTTCCGATCGTGATCGCCACGCTGTGGTCCGAACGCAGCGATCGTTACGGCGATCATGAACTAAGACGGATCGCCGAAGAAATCCAGCACGAATTGCAAGCGATTCCCAACACCAATCGAGTCGAAGTCGTAGGCGGCCGACCGCGGCGAATCTACGTCCGCATTGACGCCCAGCGACTCGCCGCGCATCGCACTTCACCACTGCAAGTCGCCAATGCGTTGCAAGTCGGCAACGTCACCATTCGCAACGGCAGTTTTGAACAACAGGACAAACTCTTTGCGGTTGAAACAGGCACCTTCTTTGAATCGCTCGACGAACTTGAAAACCTTGTCGTCAATGTAGCCAGCGATCGCCCAGTCTATCTGAAGAATGTCGCCACGGTCGTTGACGGGCCTGCCGAAGCAGAAAGCTATAGCTGGATCGGCTTTGGTCCTGCCGACCCGGAACGTGGTGATGTCGCCGACGTTTTCCCCGCCGTCAACATCTCGGTAGCCAAACGCAAAGGCACCAATGCGGTGCGTGTGGCCGAGGCGGTTCACGAGAAAATGGAATCATTGTCGCGATCCCATTTGCCTCGCGGGGTGCATGCTCGCATCACACGCGACTATGGCGAAACCGCGAACGAAAAGGTCAATGAGCTCATCGAAGGCTTATTGGTCGCCGTTTTGACCGTGGTCGGTTTGATCGGCTTGGTGATGGGATGGCGGCCTGCGATTGTGATCGCGTTGGCGATTCCGGTCTGCTATAGCCTGACATTGTTTGTCAATTTGATGGTGGGCTATTCGATCAATCGAGTCACGATGTTCGCACTGATCTTGGCGTTGGGATTGCTTGTGGACGACCCGATCACCGATGTCGAAAATATCGCCCGCTACTTTGCGATGAAGATTTTGCCGCCTCGCCAATCGGTGCTGCGTGCGGTGCAAGAGGTGCGGCCAGCGTTGATTCTGTCGACGCTGGCGATCATCGCCAGTTTTTTGCCATTGGCGTTTATCACCGGCATGATGGGACCGTACATGGGACCGATGGCATTGAACGTTCCGCTGACAGTCACGATCTCGACGCTGGTAGCGTTTGTAATCACGCCGTGGTTGGCTCTGGTCTCACTAAAACATTTCGAAACGGGGGATGTCCGCAGCGATGGATTTGATCTTGCCCAGCGTCCGCTGTACCGAATCAGCCGGGCGGTTCTGACTCCGATCCTGAGCAAAACCATCTATGCCGCGGGAGTGCTTGTCGCAATTGCCGCATTGTTTGTCGCAGCGCTGCTGCTGCCGGTGTTTCGATTTGTCCCCGTCAAGATGTTGCCGTATGACAACAAAAACGAATTTCAAATCGTGATCGACATGCCCGAGGGAACGACGCTTGAACGCACCGACGTTGTCGCTCGCCGGATCGGCCGCTACCTAGGCGGACTTGCCGAAGTGCGTGACTACGAGGTTTTTGTCGGAGTGGCATCGCCGATGGATTTTAATGGAATGGTGCGTCACTACTTTTTGCGTCAAGGAGCGAATGTGGCGGACATTCGCGTCAATTTGATTGGCAAGGACTTTCGCGTCCAACAGTCACACGAAATCTTGCTGCGGATTCGCGACGAAGTAACCAAGCTGGGAACGTCGCTGGGGGCGAATCTAAAATTGGTCGAGGTACCACCGGGGCCGCCGGTATTGGCATCGATAACAGCCGAGGTCTATGGACCGCCCGAAGGCAGCTACGACGACCAAATCGCGGTCGCCCGGACGGTCAAAGCCCGATTGGCGGCGGAACCCGGCGTGGTGGATCTGGATGTCAGCGCCGAAGACGACTCGCTGCGTTACGTATTTGAGACCGACAAAGCCAAGGCGGCGCTATCGGGAATTTCCACCAAGGCAATTGCCGATACCGTCGCTGCAGTATTGAGCGGTTACAAAGCCACCGTGATGCATGAACCAAGTGAAGTCGAACCGCTGTGGATCGAGCTGAAACTGCCCCGCAAGAATCGATCCGCCATTGACGATCTCGCAGAGATCTACGTTCAAGGTAACGCCGGGCAAAGCGTCCAGCTTGGATCGCTCGGGCATTTCAAAATGGTCGATGAAGAGAAGACGATCTATCACAAAAATCTGAAACGCGTCGTCTTTGTCTACGCCGAGGTCGCGGGCCGTCCGCCGGCTGACGCCGTCCTGGATGTCCAGTGGGACAGTACAGTCTCCGACGAATCAGTCGAAAACATCGTCCGCAGAAATCAAGCTCAACTCGCTGCAGCGGCGCCCAAACCGCTGGCCGAACGCTCCTGGATTTCCCTCGGCGGCAACGTGCCGTGGTCGATTCCCGCTGGCTATACCGTCAATTGGGCGGGCGAAGGCGAGTGGAAAATCACCCTCGATGTGTTCCGTGATCTGGGGCTAGCGTTTGGCGCCGCGCTGCTGGGGATTTTTATTATCTTGATGTTCCAAACCGGATCGCGAATGTTGCCAGTGTTGATCATGACGGCGATCCCGCTGACCATGATCGGCATCATGCCTGGTTTTTGGATTTTGAACTGGATCACGGATGTCGGAGTTGGCGGACACCCCAATCCCGTCTTTTTCACCGCGACGGCGATGATCGGGATGATTGCGCTAGCGGGAATCGTGGTGCGAAACTCCGTTGTCTTGATCGACTTCATTCACCTGGCACAAGCCGAAGGGCATGATCTTCGCGAATCGATCATTCGCAGCGTCGCCGTTCGTACGCGTCCGATCTTGTTGACCGCGGGCACCACGCTGCTTGCCAACGGCGTGATCACGCTCGATCCCGTCTTCTCGGGACTCGCTTGGGCCATCATTTTTGGGATACTGACCTCGACGCTGTTTACGTTGGTGGTGATTCCCGCATCGTATTGGCTGCTGTATCGCAATCAACCTTCGACAAACCGGTAA